One window from the genome of Thermodesulfovibrionales bacterium encodes:
- the gatA gene encoding Asp-tRNA(Asn)/Glu-tRNA(Gln) amidotransferase subunit GatA: protein MELFSLDIKTLAGMLQKKEIKPSEIVHHVFKRIENIEPHIKAYITVTHEEAERLAEAAEKLILKGKATPLTGIPIAIKDNICTSGIRTTCASRILENFIPVYESTVTWRLKEAGYILTGKTNMDEFVMGSSTENSAFYVTKNPWDLSRIPGGSSGGSAAAVAAEECIAALGSDTGGSIRQPAALCGVVGLKPTYGMVSRYGLVAFASSLDQIGPITKTVYDSALIMNFISGHDPKDSTSAPYPPKDFTSLLGKDIKGIRIGIPEEYFIEGTDREVKDAVISAVRMLEGIGAQVINISLPHTGYAVATYYILATSEASSNLARYDGVKYGLRIKGDDLIDMYMKTRSEGFGDEVKRRIMLGTYALSSGYYEAYYRKAQQVRTLIKKDFEDAFRKVDVIVTPTSPTPAFKIGEKISDPLQMYLSDIFTISVNLAGVPAISIPCGFSSEGLPIGLQIIGRHFDEETILQVAHAYEQATEWHRKKPDLKFTD, encoded by the coding sequence ATGGAGCTTTTTAGCCTCGATATAAAGACCCTGGCAGGCATGCTCCAAAAAAAGGAGATTAAGCCTTCAGAGATTGTACACCATGTTTTTAAGAGAATTGAAAATATAGAACCCCATATCAAGGCCTATATTACCGTAACCCATGAAGAGGCAGAAAGATTAGCAGAGGCAGCGGAAAAGCTCATACTCAAAGGAAAGGCAACCCCTCTTACAGGTATTCCCATTGCCATAAAGGATAATATATGTACCTCTGGAATAAGAACTACCTGTGCTTCAAGAATACTTGAAAACTTCATTCCAGTATACGAAAGCACTGTAACCTGGAGGCTTAAAGAAGCAGGATATATACTAACAGGTAAAACCAATATGGATGAGTTCGTTATGGGCTCGTCAACTGAAAACTCTGCTTTCTATGTCACAAAAAACCCATGGGATCTGAGCCGTATCCCGGGTGGTAGCAGCGGTGGTTCAGCAGCAGCAGTTGCTGCAGAGGAATGTATTGCAGCCCTTGGCTCGGACACAGGTGGTTCTATAAGACAGCCTGCTGCACTCTGCGGAGTTGTGGGATTAAAGCCAACCTATGGAATGGTCTCGAGGTACGGACTTGTGGCCTTTGCCTCCTCCTTAGACCAGATAGGACCAATAACAAAGACTGTTTATGATTCAGCGCTCATTATGAATTTCATTTCAGGTCATGATCCAAAGGATTCAACCTCAGCACCCTATCCTCCAAAGGACTTTACATCATTGCTTGGAAAGGATATAAAGGGTATAAGAATAGGAATTCCTGAAGAATATTTTATTGAAGGTACTGACAGGGAGGTTAAGGATGCTGTGATTTCTGCTGTAAGAATGCTTGAAGGAATAGGAGCTCAGGTTATTAATATATCCCTCCCCCATACAGGCTATGCAGTAGCCACATATTATATCCTTGCTACCTCAGAGGCATCATCAAATCTTGCAAGATATGACGGTGTAAAATATGGATTGAGAATAAAAGGAGATGATTTAATAGATATGTACATGAAAACACGTTCAGAGGGTTTTGGTGATGAGGTGAAGAGAAGGATAATGCTTGGTACCTATGCCCTTTCATCAGGATACTATGAAGCCTATTACAGAAAGGCCCAGCAGGTTAGGACATTAATTAAAAAAGATTTTGAAGATGCCTTCAGAAAGGTAGATGTTATAGTAACACCAACCTCACCAACTCCAGCCTTTAAAATAGGAGAAAAGATATCAGATCCCCTTCAGATGTATCTGAGCGACATCTTCACCATCTCTGTTAATCTTGCGGGAGTACCAGCTATCTCAATACCCTGTGGATTCAGCTCAGAGGGCCTTCCTATTGGTTTACAGATAATAGGAAGACATTTTGACGAAGAAACCATTCTTCAGGTAGCTCATGCCTATGAGCAGGCAACAGAGTGGCATAGAAAAAAACCTGATTTGAAATTTACAGACTGA